From a single Pleurodeles waltl isolate 20211129_DDA chromosome 8, aPleWal1.hap1.20221129, whole genome shotgun sequence genomic region:
- the AMER2 gene encoding APC membrane recruitment protein 2: protein MDLQDCGAENSETPTGKMNRTAFKLFVKRKSGSAMPSIFGVRSKGEAAKGRGLPRSQTHDGLAAEAAAGLESSKKEESSHTETRPGVSDDTKPVSAPKTHGFFSLLRKGGGGKSEPGPQQPPSESKAGKQRRGGLRGLLSGMQRWRRGFEPPPVEPLSASLTASMERIPEEPPPPPLPEEEPREAEDDESPLSSLHIEDIIQEAEGRAGEEEEEETFCQGPEDEEAPLEEQRGPADDEGALAEASAEEPPPAPVHTRVPLAALEPPHAELTAERAGLLFTDAASLKSFDSLTGCGDITAEPEEERSGEPEVGVVEEEEPPPQEPLAPETVPIEQPPPLLIYQGGGEEMASPEGVDDPELQDFWQGLPRPQEHEAPAIDCPPLSTEDRSSPKGSPSPTEDPATPELVSPRHLEEERVSRGSCSGEALYNLSPEPREERALPEHTITPVTLTKSLSPVTATCPLKATTGGGAKDSRIPVSRKHLPVHCPQPAQQPPSKSEIPRTKIPVSKVLVRRVSNKVLTGTTYKTSTLQDTGKK from the coding sequence ATGGACCTGCAGGACTGCGGCGCTGAGAACTCGGAGACGCCAACGGGCAAAATGAACCGCACCGCATTCAAGCTCTTCGTCAAGCGCAAGTCGGGCAGCGCAATGCCAAGCATCTTTGGGGTACGAAGCAAAGGCGAGGCAGCCAAAGGCAGAGGTCTTCCCAGAAGTCAAACGCACGACGGGCTGGCCGCTGAGGCCGCAGCAGGGTTGGAAAGCAGTAAAAAGGAAGAAAGCTCCCATACCGAAACGCGTCCTGGTGTTAGCGATGACACCAAGCCTGTCTCTGCACCAAAGACTCACGGCTTTTTCTCCCTGCTACGGAAGGGCGGCGGGGGAAAGAGTGAACCGGGGCCACAACAGCCGCCGTCGGAGAGTAAGGCCGGTAAACAAAGGCGCGGGGGGTTGAGGGGGCTTCTAAGCGGCATGCAGCGCTGGCGGCGGGGCTTCGAGCCGCCCCCGGTGGAGCCGCTCAGTGCTTCCCTGACCGCCAGTATGGAACGgatccccgaggagcccccgccgCCGCCGCTCCCCGAGGAAGAGCCGAGGGAGGCCGAGGACGACGAATCTCCGCTCTCTTCGCTGCACATTGAGGACATCATCCAGGAGGCGGAAGGCCGTGCAggcgaggaggaggaagaggagacgtTTTGCCAGGGCCCCGAGGACGAGGAGGCGCCCCTGGAGGAGCAGCGAGGCCCCGCGGATGACGAAGGCGCCCTGGCGGAGGCTTCCGCGGAGGAACCTCCACCTGCCCCTGTGCACACCCGGGTCCCCCTGGCCGCCCTGGAACCGCCTCACGCCGAGCTGACGGCAGAGCGcgcagggctgctgttcacagacGCGGCGTCGCTCAAGAGCTTCGACTCGCTGACTGGTTGCGGGGACATCACTGCGGAGCCCGAGGAGGAACGGTCGGGAGAGCCCGAGGTTGGGGTCGTAGAGGAAGAAGAGCCCCCTCCACAGGAGCCACTTGCCCCTGAGACAGTCCCTATCGAGCAGCCGCCGCCCCTCCTGATCTATCAGGGCGGCGGTGAGGAAATGGCCAGTCCCGAGGGCGTCGACGACCCCGAGCTGCAAGACTTCTGGCAGGGGCTGCCCCGGCCACAAGAACACGAGGCACCTGCCATTGACTGCCCCCCTCTTTCAACAGAGGACAGGTCGTCTCCTAAGGGCTCCCCCAGCCCCACAGAGGACCCGGCAACCCCAGAGCTGGTCAGCCCCAGACACCTAGAGGAGGAGAGGGTGTCTAGGGGGAGCTGCAGCGGAGAGGCCCTTTATAACCTCTCCCCGGAGCCCAGGGAAGAGCGGGCCCTGCCTGAGCATACCATCACCCCCGTCACCCTTACCAAATCCCTGTCACCGGTCACAGCCACATGCCCCCTCAAAGCCACCACGGGAGGGGGTGCCAAAGATTCCAGGATTCCTGTCAGCCGGAAGCACCTGCCAGTGCACTGCCCGCAGCCCGCCCAACAGCCGCCCAGTAAAAGTGAGATCCCCAGAACAAAAATTCCCGTATCCAAGGTGCTGGTGCGCAGGGTCAGTAATAAAGTCTTAACTGGCACAACCTATAAAACTTCAACTCTCCAGGACACTGGTAAAAAGTAG